The sequence below is a genomic window from Williamwhitmania taraxaci.
TCTAGTGTTTTACGTATTCCACTGATCAATTACAATTAGAACTTGATAATTGGCATTTAGGGGCGTTAGCCCCTTTTTGTCCCTGTATATTGAGGCATTATTTTGCCTTGAATATCCAAACCAACAAAACTAACAAATCCGTACCATTATGCGATACGCCATTTTGTCCTTCCTGCTTATCTCCGGATTCGCGTTAAGTGCCCAGAATCTGCAGCTACATTACGATATGGGCAAGGCCAATGATAAACGCACCTCCGATAGGGGTTTCTTTACATCTACCGTGGAGATGTTTCGTCCTGATAGTCTGGGCTCAACCTTCTTCTTTATTGATATGGATTACAACGGTAAGGATGGCGATATCTCAGCATCTTACTGGGAAATTGCGCGTGATGTAAAACTTTGGAGTGCACCTGTTGCACTGCATTTAGAGTTCAATGGAGGATTGTTCAAGGATAGAAACTCAGACTTTGGCGGCCATATTCGAAATGCATACCTTTTTGGAGCATCCACCTCATT
It includes:
- a CDS encoding DUF5020 family protein gives rise to the protein MRYAILSFLLISGFALSAQNLQLHYDMGKANDKRTSDRGFFTSTVEMFRPDSLGSTFFFIDMDYNGKDGDISASYWEIARDVKLWSAPVALHLEFNGGLFKDRNSDFGGHIRNAYLFGASTSFTLGKVNLGSYIAYKHFNGGGKEGPDIQWTGTWFTMIANGKITLTGFFDVWSQDKINGLGVADGKTWVFLSEPQIWYNVNKNLSIGSEFEISSNFIFPSNKLEIMPTVAAKWNF